Proteins from one Armatimonadota bacterium genomic window:
- a CDS encoding tyrosine recombinase, with protein MPESAGVSSPDDAALAPSSAAALQNWLRYLASGRNLATRTVRAYRSDITQFLARLQQLIPGPEPLQRVQREHVRALISEFGAAAYARTTVGRKLASVRSFCNWCRREGIISHDPTLAIAPLRQLPRLPKALRHVEIEALLCAPDCQTAAGLRDRALLELLYASGIRAGEAQQLDVDDLYLASGEVRIRHGKGDKERIALMGGPAIQAMKQYLADARPQLLRVGEATSALFLNKLGQRLSDRGIRRTFDKYAAATSIRLKITPHSLRHTFATHLLENGADLRAVQELLGHANLVTTQVYTHISARHAQQAYKRAHPLAKP; from the coding sequence ATGCCTGAGTCCGCCGGAGTGTCGTCGCCGGATGACGCCGCGTTGGCGCCTTCATCCGCAGCAGCGCTGCAGAATTGGCTGCGCTATCTCGCATCCGGTCGCAACCTGGCAACCCGCACCGTTCGTGCTTATCGCAGCGATATCACTCAGTTTCTTGCCCGCCTGCAGCAGCTTATTCCCGGTCCCGAGCCGCTCCAACGCGTTCAGCGTGAACACGTGCGGGCTCTCATCTCCGAGTTTGGCGCCGCCGCCTATGCACGCACCACGGTCGGGCGGAAGCTGGCATCGGTGCGCTCCTTCTGTAACTGGTGCCGGCGCGAAGGCATAATCAGTCACGACCCGACGCTTGCCATCGCGCCGCTGAGGCAGCTTCCACGGTTGCCAAAGGCCCTGAGGCACGTGGAGATCGAGGCGCTGCTGTGCGCCCCGGATTGCCAGACGGCTGCCGGCCTGCGAGACCGTGCCCTCCTGGAACTGCTCTACGCGTCGGGAATCCGCGCCGGTGAAGCGCAGCAGCTAGACGTTGACGACCTCTATCTGGCATCGGGCGAGGTACGTATCCGGCACGGCAAGGGCGATAAAGAGCGCATTGCACTGATGGGTGGTCCGGCAATTCAGGCGATGAAGCAGTATCTGGCCGATGCGCGACCGCAGCTCCTGCGCGTTGGGGAAGCAACCAGCGCGCTCTTCCTGAACAAGCTCGGCCAGCGTCTCTCGGACCGCGGAATCCGCAGAACCTTTGACAAATACGCCGCTGCCACGTCCATTCGGCTCAAGATCACGCCTCACTCCCTGAGGCACACCTTTGCAACGCACCTGCTGGAGAACGGCGCCGATCTTCGCGCCGTCCAGGAACTGCTTGGCCACGCAAATCTGGTGACCACACAGGTCTACACCCACATCAGCGCCCGTCACGCTCAGCAGGCGTACAAACGGGCACACCCGCTGGCCAAGCCGTAA
- a CDS encoding cellulase family glycosylhydrolase has translation MPTACAPQPPRPPIRHTFVTIRGTQLIRDGKPFRNIGVNMPDLFQMFLDGHDSDAIAQLKEAAQAGVTLVRCAGATRDATSFADFTTHRAQWLAAFDRMLAAADAAGIGLAPSLLFDSRAVMAAAATQAGKPQGYVDLCTPGTPANNLAIEYVSAIVSRYRNDRRVLFWEVANELNLEADLSSDVKNRPAGEAPNSFQIVNFLIQTARLIHRLDKNHLVTSGNSDMRPAAWHLRQVMRQHLAAAHPHQYSMDWTKDTLDEYVEMLRYFNPKPLDIISIHLYPPGADTPFWLTRVDTLALVLPWAEYAAERIGEPLYIGEFGEPVYLNGKEQADAWMLDMLARLTTEASPCAAIWAWEFALDNPSLSQYSLSPQRTPILAKALASANASILGEQAATGK, from the coding sequence TTGCCAACGGCATGCGCGCCGCAGCCGCCACGGCCACCGATTCGGCATACATTTGTAACGATCCGAGGCACACAACTGATTCGAGACGGTAAGCCGTTTCGCAACATCGGTGTCAACATGCCGGACCTGTTCCAGATGTTCCTGGATGGGCATGATTCCGACGCGATTGCGCAGCTGAAGGAGGCCGCGCAAGCCGGGGTCACCCTGGTGCGGTGCGCTGGGGCAACGCGTGATGCAACGTCGTTCGCCGACTTTACGACACACCGCGCTCAGTGGCTCGCAGCATTTGACCGCATGCTGGCAGCGGCGGATGCGGCGGGTATCGGCCTTGCTCCATCGCTGCTATTTGATTCCCGCGCCGTTATGGCCGCCGCCGCGACACAAGCCGGCAAACCGCAAGGCTATGTGGATCTGTGCACGCCGGGCACACCTGCGAACAACCTGGCGATTGAGTATGTTTCCGCGATCGTGTCTCGCTATCGCAATGACCGGCGCGTCCTCTTCTGGGAGGTAGCCAACGAGCTGAATCTGGAAGCCGATCTCTCATCCGACGTAAAGAACCGACCGGCCGGTGAAGCTCCGAATTCGTTCCAGATCGTCAATTTTCTCATTCAGACGGCACGCCTGATCCACCGACTGGACAAGAATCACCTCGTCACCTCAGGCAACTCCGATATGCGCCCTGCCGCATGGCATTTGCGGCAGGTGATGCGGCAGCACCTGGCGGCCGCGCATCCGCATCAGTACTCCATGGATTGGACCAAGGATACGTTGGACGAGTATGTGGAGATGCTGCGGTATTTCAATCCAAAGCCCCTGGATATCATCAGCATCCACCTCTACCCTCCCGGCGCCGATACTCCGTTCTGGCTGACGCGAGTAGATACACTGGCGCTGGTGCTGCCCTGGGCGGAGTATGCGGCCGAACGCATCGGCGAGCCGCTGTACATCGGCGAGTTCGGTGAACCCGTCTACTTGAACGGTAAGGAACAGGCCGATGCCTGGATGTTGGATATGCTTGCAAGGCTTACGACGGAAGCGTCGCCATGCGCGGCAATCTGGGCGTGGGAGTTTGCTCTGGATAATCCGAGCCTATCGCAGTATTCGCTCTCTCCGCAACGGACGCCGATCCTGGCGAAGGCGCTGGCGAGTGCCAACGCCTCGATCCTTGGCGAGCAGGCGGCTACCGGTAAGTGA
- a CDS encoding GNAT family N-acetyltransferase produces the protein MERWFEPEPVALCGRRIRLEPMEIRHTADLAKAAGDYSVFRWYPVLVNSPALMGEYVQSALDEQARGVSVPFTTVEASSGEVIGSSRFMNIDVYHRRVEIGSTWLAPVRQRTGRNREAKYLMLQHAFEVWRVRRVELKTDARNEQSRLAMTRLGAVEEGTLRNHMVMPDGGARDTVYFSVIESEWPDLKARLEAELGRPPG, from the coding sequence ATGGAGCGTTGGTTCGAGCCAGAGCCGGTGGCGCTCTGCGGGCGTCGGATCCGCCTTGAGCCGATGGAGATCCGTCACACTGCCGATCTGGCGAAGGCAGCGGGGGACTATTCCGTGTTCCGGTGGTACCCGGTGCTCGTCAACAGCCCCGCGCTGATGGGCGAGTACGTGCAGAGCGCTTTGGACGAGCAGGCGCGGGGGGTTTCAGTGCCGTTCACCACCGTCGAAGCCTCATCGGGCGAGGTAATCGGCTCCAGCCGGTTTATGAATATCGACGTGTACCACCGTCGCGTCGAAATCGGCAGCACCTGGCTGGCTCCGGTTCGGCAGCGAACCGGCCGCAATCGCGAGGCGAAGTACTTGATGCTGCAGCATGCGTTTGAGGTCTGGCGTGTTCGGCGCGTGGAGTTGAAGACCGACGCGCGCAATGAGCAGTCGCGCCTGGCCATGACGCGCCTGGGCGCCGTGGAGGAAGGCACGCTGCGCAATCACATGGTGATGCCGGACGGTGGCGCCAGAGACACCGTGTACTTCAGCGTGATAGAGAGCGAGTGGCCGGATCTCAAAGCCAGGCTGGAAGCAGAACTTGGCAGACCACCCGGTTAG
- a CDS encoding alpha-galactosidase, producing MWMLVAALCGGTAMQIPANRISDQASSLPALSAAAAKRVSADWLVSPLRRRAVVAYDRESGDVVMTNGLIRRDWRLAPNGACVRFTNLMTGAAILRGVSPEARVTINGNPYDVGGLTGQPDYAYLKPQWLPEMKSDAAAFQCTGITTGKTVARFPWKPRRYCANTVWPPPGAAMVLHFTGVGAVAAIDVDVHYEMYDGIPLIAKWITVTNTGKATVRLDRFENERLAVVEHGTDKGTIDGLTHPNLYAESDYEFGGGNPAEANHTIHWEADPRYTTQVDYSYKTPCLLVSEPPLGPAADIAPGSTFESYRTYELVFDSGSRQRNGLALCRMYRSLAPWATENPLLMHCTRSDPASVRAAIDQAAACGFEVVILSFGSGFNPENMDPAYIAQFRDLVNYAHSRGIDLGGYDLLASRSIDPQDDVINPKTLKPGGAIFGSSPCLCSAWGIAYFKHLKQFMAETGMRVLEHDGSYPGDVCASTTHPGHRGLDDSQWNQWKMITDFYHWCRATDIYLNVPDWYFLNGSNKTGMGYREDNWSLPRERQIVLGRQEIFDGTWYKTPSMGWMFVPLVQYHGGGEAATLEPLKEHLNAYAAHLIQNLGMGVQACYRGTRLYDAPETEAVVRKWVDFYEAHRAILDSDVIHLRRADGATPDAMMHVNPNQSERAMALVWNPEDTPVTETLTLPLYYTGITNVALVSINGAAAHNFRLDREYKIDVKVAIPAHGFTWLLVRDGRPAVSR from the coding sequence TGGTCGCGGCGCTCTGTGGGGGAACTGCCATGCAAATACCGGCGAATCGAATCTCAGACCAGGCTAGCAGCCTGCCGGCTCTTTCGGCCGCCGCTGCCAAGCGCGTTTCCGCCGATTGGTTGGTCTCGCCGCTGCGAAGGCGCGCGGTTGTGGCGTACGATCGCGAGTCCGGCGATGTGGTGATGACGAACGGTCTGATCCGACGCGATTGGCGGCTGGCTCCTAACGGCGCCTGCGTGCGGTTTACCAACCTGATGACCGGCGCCGCGATCCTGCGCGGTGTAAGCCCCGAGGCGCGCGTCACCATCAACGGAAACCCGTACGATGTGGGCGGCCTTACAGGCCAGCCCGACTATGCCTATCTCAAGCCACAATGGCTGCCGGAGATGAAGTCAGACGCCGCCGCATTTCAGTGCACCGGCATCACAACGGGGAAGACGGTCGCGAGATTTCCGTGGAAGCCCCGCCGGTACTGCGCCAACACCGTTTGGCCGCCGCCCGGCGCGGCCATGGTTCTGCACTTCACCGGCGTCGGCGCTGTTGCTGCAATTGATGTAGACGTCCATTATGAGATGTACGACGGCATCCCTCTCATTGCCAAGTGGATCACCGTCACCAATACCGGCAAAGCAACCGTAAGGCTGGATCGCTTTGAGAACGAACGGCTGGCCGTGGTGGAACACGGTACCGACAAGGGCACGATCGACGGCCTCACCCATCCGAACCTTTACGCCGAGAGCGATTACGAATTTGGTGGCGGCAACCCGGCTGAGGCCAACCACACCATTCACTGGGAAGCCGATCCGCGCTACACGACGCAGGTGGATTACTCCTACAAGACGCCGTGCCTGCTGGTATCGGAGCCGCCGCTTGGGCCGGCGGCCGACATTGCGCCCGGCAGCACGTTCGAGAGCTATCGTACCTACGAGCTGGTCTTCGATAGCGGCAGCCGGCAGCGAAACGGCCTTGCGTTGTGTCGCATGTACCGTTCGCTGGCGCCGTGGGCTACCGAGAATCCGCTGCTGATGCACTGCACGCGATCCGATCCGGCGTCCGTCCGAGCGGCTATCGATCAGGCCGCTGCCTGCGGTTTCGAGGTGGTGATTCTATCGTTCGGGAGCGGGTTCAATCCCGAAAACATGGACCCGGCCTACATCGCGCAGTTCAGGGACCTGGTTAACTATGCGCATTCGCGCGGCATCGATCTGGGCGGATACGACCTGCTCGCCAGCCGCAGTATCGATCCGCAGGATGACGTGATCAATCCCAAAACCCTCAAGCCCGGTGGCGCCATCTTTGGTTCATCACCTTGCCTCTGCAGCGCCTGGGGCATCGCATACTTCAAGCATTTGAAGCAGTTTATGGCCGAAACGGGAATGCGCGTTCTGGAGCACGATGGATCGTATCCGGGGGATGTCTGTGCATCCACCACGCATCCCGGTCATCGCGGGCTGGACGATTCGCAATGGAACCAGTGGAAGATGATCACCGACTTCTATCACTGGTGCCGCGCCACGGATATCTACCTGAACGTGCCGGATTGGTACTTCCTCAACGGCTCAAACAAGACCGGGATGGGCTATCGTGAGGACAACTGGTCGCTCCCACGGGAGAGGCAGATTGTGCTGGGCCGCCAGGAGATATTTGACGGCACCTGGTACAAAACGCCCAGTATGGGATGGATGTTTGTGCCTCTGGTGCAGTACCACGGCGGAGGTGAAGCCGCTACACTGGAGCCTCTCAAGGAGCATCTGAACGCCTACGCGGCACACCTCATCCAGAACCTGGGAATGGGCGTTCAGGCCTGCTATCGAGGCACTCGCCTGTACGACGCACCCGAGACCGAAGCCGTGGTTCGCAAGTGGGTCGATTTCTACGAGGCGCACCGCGCAATTCTCGACTCCGATGTGATCCATCTTCGCCGTGCGGATGGCGCCACGCCAGACGCCATGATGCATGTGAACCCGAACCAGTCCGAGCGGGCGATGGCGCTTGTCTGGAATCCCGAAGACACGCCCGTTACTGAGACGCTCACGCTGCCACTCTATTACACCGGGATAACAAACGTTGCTCTGGTAAGCATCAACGGAGCTGCGGCGCATAACTTTCGGCTGGACCGAGAGTACAAGATTGATGTGAAGGTTGCCATCCCCGCTCATGGGTTTACCTGGCTGCTGGTACGGGATGGCCGGCCAGCCGTGTCGCGTTAG
- the gltB gene encoding glutamate synthase large subunit has product MAIERWNWLPGPHGLYDPQFEGDACGVGFVASIHGLRSHRIVQDALRVLVNLQHRGACGCDPETGDGAGLLMQIPDSFYRGTLIRRGTVLPPAGSYGVVMLFLPAARLLREECCRELEAALRQEGLQLLAWRDVPVNPAAIGKLASETMPAIAQVFVSAPGVTGDGLERRLYVARRAAENRLAHSVPDAGFYVCSCSCRTVVYKGLLRADQIAGFYSDLTETRVVSALAMVHQRFSTNTFPTWGLAHPYRYVAHNGEINTIRGNRNWMRAREAQLTSTHFGPDLKKLFPLVSEAASDSAMLDQAFELLVMGGRSMAHAVMMLMPEAWGNDEGMDPDRRAFYEYAACQMEPWDGPAAVTFTDGKSIGAVLDRNGLRPARYLVTDDDVVVLSSETGVLEIDPRHVVKKGRLQPGRIFLVDTESGRIVSDDEVKRGVCAQHPYRAWLDLNKVDVSSLPIPQMPVAPDSDAVVQLQRAFGYTLEDMERILAPMAVEAEQPLGSMGIDTPLAVLSDRPQLLYNYFKQLFAQVTNPPIDPIREGLVMAVVDYIGRDGNLLDETPRHCHQLKLDSPILTTIDLERLRQGAPEDIRCVTLPGLFDATSAPGALEAAIDDLCERANRAVLDGAAFIIVSDRGVDQSHIPIPGLLTLAAVHHHLVRKGNRTQVGLIVESGEAREVMHFALLIGYGASAVNPYLAFDTLATLQAAGLLPEDLSQSEAGSRYIRAVVKGLLKTIARMGVSTLQSYRGAQLFEAIGLSRELIERYFTGTPSRVGGIGLRELEHEARMRHAAAWPDTGAPVGLQLDIGGLYQWSRFGERHAWNPETVASLRHAAASGRFADYQEFSNAANEAGKSAGTLRSLLQFRPGRPVPLNEVEPESAIIRRFATGAMSLGSISREAHETIAAAMNRLGARSNTGEGGEDPARYTTAPGEESRRSAIKQIASARFGVTTEYLVNASELQIKMAQGAKPGEGGELPGGKVDEYIAGIRHSTPGVTLISPPPHHDIYSIEDLAQLIFDLKNVNPTARISVKLVAEAGVGTVAAGVAKARADVVLISGHDGGTGASPLSSIRHCGIPWELGLAEAQQVLVMNNLRERVRLQVDGQLKTGRDVAVAALLGAEEFGFSTAPLVSLGCVMMRVCHLNTCPVGIATQDPVLRQRFAGKPEQVINYFVFVARELRGIMAELGFRTVDEMVGRADMLEMIHHDQRKRQQLDLSMVLSRPDAQLATPRRCVTIQDSGLDEALDHEILPLAREAIAAGMPVTVELPVYNRNRAVGAMLSGEIARACGQRGLPDDTVRIRLTGSAGQSLGAFLVPGVSITLEGDANDYLGKGMSGGRIVAFPPAGSPFDAGENVIAGNTLLYGATGGETYLSGVVGERFAVRNSGANAVVEGAGDHACEYMTGGTVVVLGSTGRNFAAGMSGGVAWVWDPAGRLRACLHDGGAKLLATSTPHAHDAAELHRLVARHHEFTGSRRAGDLLKRWSSALPEFVRVISPEYEELICQQTVRALAG; this is encoded by the coding sequence ATGGCGATAGAACGCTGGAACTGGCTGCCCGGGCCTCACGGCCTCTACGATCCCCAATTTGAAGGCGATGCTTGCGGCGTCGGCTTTGTAGCGTCTATTCACGGCCTCCGCTCACACCGCATCGTTCAGGACGCGCTGCGCGTACTGGTGAATCTGCAGCACCGCGGCGCCTGCGGCTGCGATCCCGAAACCGGTGATGGCGCCGGCCTCCTGATGCAGATACCGGACAGTTTTTATAGGGGCACGCTGATCCGCCGTGGCACAGTTTTGCCCCCAGCTGGCAGCTACGGCGTAGTGATGCTCTTTCTGCCGGCAGCCAGACTTCTGCGTGAGGAGTGCTGTCGCGAGCTCGAAGCCGCACTGCGCCAGGAGGGTCTACAGCTGCTTGCCTGGCGTGACGTGCCGGTCAACCCGGCGGCTATCGGCAAGTTGGCGAGCGAAACAATGCCCGCCATCGCTCAGGTCTTTGTTTCGGCGCCGGGAGTAACCGGGGATGGGCTGGAGCGCCGGCTGTACGTCGCGCGACGCGCCGCGGAGAATCGCCTCGCCCACTCAGTTCCGGATGCCGGCTTCTATGTCTGCAGTTGCTCCTGCCGTACCGTCGTCTACAAGGGCCTGCTGCGCGCCGACCAGATCGCCGGATTCTACTCCGATCTCACTGAGACGCGCGTGGTGTCGGCGCTGGCTATGGTTCACCAGCGGTTCAGCACCAACACATTTCCCACCTGGGGTCTGGCCCATCCCTACCGGTACGTCGCGCACAATGGTGAAATCAACACTATCCGTGGGAATCGGAACTGGATGCGTGCGCGGGAAGCGCAATTGACCTCAACGCACTTCGGTCCGGATTTGAAGAAGCTCTTTCCACTGGTCTCCGAGGCGGCAAGCGATTCGGCCATGCTGGACCAGGCGTTTGAACTGCTGGTTATGGGTGGCCGCAGTATGGCGCACGCCGTTATGATGCTGATGCCCGAGGCATGGGGCAACGACGAAGGGATGGATCCGGATCGGCGCGCCTTTTACGAATACGCCGCTTGCCAGATGGAGCCCTGGGACGGACCGGCAGCGGTGACATTCACCGACGGTAAAAGCATCGGCGCCGTCCTGGACAGGAACGGTCTCCGTCCGGCGCGCTACCTGGTGACCGATGACGATGTTGTGGTGCTTTCCTCCGAAACCGGTGTGCTGGAGATAGATCCGCGCCATGTGGTCAAGAAGGGCCGACTTCAGCCCGGCCGCATCTTCCTGGTGGATACCGAGTCTGGCCGGATCGTGAGCGATGACGAGGTCAAGCGAGGCGTTTGTGCGCAGCACCCATATCGCGCCTGGTTGGACCTGAACAAAGTGGACGTCTCCAGTCTGCCGATACCCCAGATGCCGGTTGCGCCCGACTCGGATGCGGTAGTTCAGCTGCAGCGGGCGTTTGGTTACACGCTGGAAGATATGGAGCGGATACTGGCGCCAATGGCCGTGGAAGCGGAGCAGCCACTCGGTTCGATGGGAATCGACACGCCGCTCGCCGTGCTTTCGGATCGCCCTCAACTACTCTACAACTATTTCAAGCAGCTCTTCGCACAGGTTACCAACCCGCCGATCGATCCAATTCGTGAGGGCCTGGTGATGGCGGTGGTGGACTACATTGGCCGCGACGGCAACCTGTTGGATGAAACACCGCGCCACTGCCACCAACTCAAGCTCGATTCACCCATACTCACCACGATCGACCTTGAGCGGCTGCGGCAGGGCGCGCCGGAGGATATCCGGTGTGTGACTCTTCCAGGCCTGTTTGATGCAACGTCGGCGCCCGGCGCTCTGGAAGCGGCCATCGATGATCTCTGCGAACGCGCGAATCGCGCCGTGCTCGATGGCGCAGCATTCATCATCGTCTCTGACCGTGGTGTTGACCAAAGCCATATTCCGATACCGGGGCTCCTCACTCTTGCGGCGGTCCATCACCATCTGGTCCGCAAAGGGAATCGCACGCAGGTGGGGCTTATCGTCGAGTCGGGCGAAGCGCGCGAGGTCATGCACTTCGCCCTGCTGATCGGATATGGCGCCAGCGCCGTCAATCCCTACCTGGCATTCGATACTCTGGCAACACTGCAGGCGGCCGGACTGCTGCCAGAGGATCTCTCGCAAAGTGAAGCCGGAAGCCGGTACATTCGGGCGGTAGTGAAGGGATTGTTGAAGACCATCGCCCGTATGGGAGTTTCAACGCTGCAGAGCTACCGCGGCGCCCAGTTATTTGAGGCCATAGGCCTGAGCCGGGAACTGATCGAGCGCTACTTCACCGGGACGCCGTCGCGTGTCGGAGGCATTGGGCTAAGGGAACTGGAGCATGAAGCCCGGATGCGGCACGCAGCCGCATGGCCCGATACCGGAGCGCCGGTCGGCCTCCAACTCGACATAGGTGGCCTGTATCAATGGAGCCGATTCGGCGAGCGTCATGCCTGGAACCCGGAGACGGTTGCGTCGCTCCGACATGCGGCAGCAAGCGGTAGATTTGCCGATTATCAGGAGTTTTCCAACGCGGCGAATGAAGCTGGCAAAAGTGCCGGCACGCTGCGGAGCTTGCTGCAGTTCCGTCCTGGCAGGCCGGTGCCGTTGAACGAGGTGGAACCGGAATCCGCAATTATCAGGCGCTTTGCAACGGGCGCCATGTCACTTGGCTCCATCAGTCGTGAAGCACATGAAACGATAGCGGCAGCGATGAACCGACTCGGCGCCAGGAGTAACACGGGCGAAGGCGGCGAAGACCCCGCACGGTACACCACAGCTCCGGGCGAGGAGAGCCGTCGCAGTGCCATCAAGCAGATTGCCTCCGCACGTTTCGGCGTGACCACAGAGTATCTGGTCAACGCCAGTGAGCTTCAGATCAAAATGGCGCAGGGCGCGAAGCCCGGAGAAGGTGGCGAGCTGCCCGGCGGCAAGGTGGATGAGTACATCGCCGGAATCCGCCACTCCACACCGGGCGTTACGCTTATTTCACCGCCCCCACACCACGATATCTACTCCATCGAGGATCTGGCGCAGCTGATCTTCGACCTGAAAAACGTCAATCCCACCGCTCGTATTTCGGTTAAGCTCGTGGCTGAGGCCGGCGTCGGTACCGTGGCCGCAGGGGTGGCCAAGGCCCGTGCCGATGTGGTCCTCATCAGCGGGCACGATGGAGGAACCGGGGCATCGCCGCTCTCCAGCATCCGCCACTGCGGCATTCCATGGGAGCTTGGCCTCGCGGAAGCGCAGCAGGTGCTCGTAATGAACAATCTGCGTGAGCGCGTTCGCTTACAGGTAGATGGCCAGCTGAAAACCGGGCGTGACGTTGCCGTGGCCGCGCTGCTCGGCGCCGAAGAGTTTGGCTTCTCTACTGCGCCACTGGTGTCGCTGGGATGCGTGATGATGCGCGTTTGCCACTTGAACACCTGTCCGGTAGGTATCGCCACACAGGACCCGGTTCTCCGTCAGCGCTTCGCCGGCAAGCCGGAACAGGTCATCAACTACTTCGTCTTCGTGGCGCGCGAATTGCGCGGCATCATGGCGGAGCTTGGTTTTCGCACCGTCGACGAAATGGTGGGTCGCGCCGATATGCTCGAAATGATCCACCATGATCAACGGAAGCGGCAACAGCTAGATCTCTCAATGGTGCTCAGCCGGCCCGACGCTCAGCTGGCCACGCCGCGTCGCTGTGTAACGATACAGGACAGCGGTCTGGACGAGGCGCTCGATCATGAGATACTGCCTTTGGCGCGTGAGGCAATCGCAGCCGGCATGCCCGTCACGGTGGAGCTCCCGGTTTATAACCGCAATCGCGCGGTAGGGGCAATGCTCTCCGGAGAGATCGCGCGCGCTTGCGGGCAGCGCGGTCTTCCCGACGACACCGTCCGCATTCGGCTCACCGGGTCGGCCGGCCAGAGCCTGGGCGCCTTCCTGGTGCCGGGTGTCTCCATCACGCTGGAGGGCGATGCAAACGACTACCTGGGCAAGGGTATGAGTGGTGGGCGCATCGTGGCCTTTCCTCCGGCCGGATCACCGTTTGACGCCGGAGAGAACGTGATCGCCGGCAATACACTGCTCTATGGAGCTACCGGCGGCGAGACCTATCTAAGCGGGGTGGTTGGCGAGCGCTTCGCGGTGCGCAACAGCGGTGCAAACGCGGTGGTGGAGGGTGCGGGGGATCATGCCTGTGAGTACATGACTGGCGGAACGGTGGTTGTGCTGGGAAGTACGGGACGCAACTTCGCTGCCGGTATGAGCGGTGGCGTCGCATGGGTATGGGATCCAGCCGGTCGGTTGCGGGCCTGCCTGCACGACGGCGGCGCCAAGCTGCTGGCGACCTCTACGCCGCATGCTCACGACGCGGCCGAGCTGCATCGCCTGGTGGCGCGCCACCACGAGTTTACCGGCAGCCGACGTGCCGGCGACCTGCTGAAGCGCTGGAGCAGCGCGCTGCCTGAGTTTGTGCGGGTTATTTCGCCCGAGTACGAGGAGCTAATTTGTCAGCAGACGGTACGGGCACTGGCCGGCTGA
- a CDS encoding glutamate synthase subunit beta: MTDPKGFLKTPRETPARVPAERRRQNWLEFYESFPAERLQLQASRCMNCGIPFCHEGCPLGNLIPGWNNLSWQGQWRTALTALHTTNNFPEFTGKLCPAPCESACVLGISDRPVTIRLTEESLANRGWAEGWITPQHPLRETGRSVAVVGSGPAGLAAAQQLRRVGHCVKVYERDDRPGGLLRYGIPDFKMEKWVLDRRLEQMRQEGVAFEMGVEIGVDLPASELLEQFDAIVLAGGCTVPRDLPVPGRHLAGVHMAMEFLVQQNRRCAGTPAPGAAYISAAGKRVVILGGGDTGADCLGTVHRQGASEVVQLELMPRPPDERTSASPWPAHPAIFRSSAAHEEGGTRDWSVRTNGFRGAGGRVAALEACRLQWAAGANGRLEPEVVPGSQFAIECELVLLALGFVSPEASRMLQQLDIKLSERGCVQTGSEYMTEVPGVFACGDMRRGQSLIVWAIAEGREAARAVDIWLMGDSHLPATRGRMCTSVGPTAT, from the coding sequence ATGACCGACCCCAAGGGATTCCTCAAAACCCCACGCGAAACACCCGCGCGCGTGCCGGCAGAACGCCGCCGACAGAACTGGCTCGAGTTCTACGAGTCGTTTCCCGCCGAGCGGCTGCAGTTGCAGGCGTCACGATGTATGAACTGCGGCATCCCGTTCTGCCACGAGGGCTGTCCGCTCGGTAACCTGATACCCGGTTGGAACAATCTGTCGTGGCAGGGCCAGTGGCGAACGGCACTGACGGCGCTGCATACTACCAATAACTTTCCCGAATTCACCGGGAAGCTGTGCCCCGCGCCGTGCGAGTCGGCCTGCGTTCTTGGGATTAGCGACCGGCCCGTAACCATACGCCTAACCGAAGAGTCACTGGCAAACCGCGGGTGGGCCGAGGGCTGGATCACCCCGCAACATCCGTTACGCGAAACCGGCAGGAGCGTGGCTGTCGTTGGCTCGGGGCCGGCCGGACTTGCGGCAGCGCAGCAGCTGCGCCGCGTCGGCCACTGTGTAAAGGTGTATGAACGAGACGACCGCCCGGGTGGTCTCCTGCGATATGGCATTCCCGACTTCAAGATGGAGAAGTGGGTGCTGGACCGGCGTTTAGAGCAGATGCGGCAGGAAGGCGTGGCGTTTGAGATGGGAGTTGAGATTGGCGTGGACTTGCCGGCATCCGAGCTTCTGGAGCAATTTGATGCGATCGTACTGGCCGGCGGGTGTACGGTTCCACGCGACCTGCCCGTGCCGGGCAGACACCTTGCCGGCGTGCACATGGCAATGGAGTTCCTGGTGCAGCAAAACCGCCGGTGTGCCGGCACGCCGGCTCCCGGAGCGGCTTACATTTCGGCTGCAGGCAAGCGAGTGGTGATTCTCGGCGGAGGCGACACCGGCGCCGACTGCCTCGGCACCGTGCATCGCCAGGGCGCAAGCGAGGTCGTGCAGCTGGAGCTGATGCCGCGCCCGCCGGACGAACGCACGTCGGCATCGCCATGGCCCGCCCACCCGGCGATCTTTCGCAGTTCGGCGGCACATGAGGAGGGTGGTACACGCGATTGGAGTGTCCGCACAAACGGGTTCCGGGGGGCCGGCGGCCGCGTGGCTGCGCTGGAAGCTTGCAGATTGCAGTGGGCTGCCGGCGCCAACGGCCGGCTTGAACCAGAGGTGGTTCCCGGCTCACAGTTCGCCATCGAATGCGAGCTGGTATTGCTGGCGCTCGGCTTCGTGAGCCCGGAAGCCTCCAGGATGCTTCAGCAGCTGGATATCAAGCTGAGTGAGCGTGGTTGCGTACAGACGGGCTCAGAGTATATGACCGAAGTACCGGGTGTGTTTGCCTGCGGTGACATGCGGCGTGGTCAGTCGCTGATTGTGTGGGCGATCGCCGAGGGCCGCGAAGCGGCGCGGGCAGTCGACATCTGGCTGATGGGCGATTCACACCTGCCGGCAACCCGTGGAAGGATGTGTACGAGCGTGGGACCCACAGCGACGTAG